TCGCGCAGGTTGCAGACCGGGTTGCCGGTCATGAAATCGCCGGCGTCGACCAGCAGGTCTGCCGCACTCGTGCGGCGCTCGATGGCCAGATAATGGGCCAGCGCCACCACGCCGCCCACCGCGCGGCCATCATCGCGCCAGTCGGCCGGGCGCGCGAACAGCCCGCTGTGGGTGTCGTTGGTGTGGAAAATGGTCAGGTTGTAGGGGCCCTGGCCCGAGGCGGGCTGCGGCTCGCCGGCCCCGAGTGCGGCGCCGGACCAGGCGCACGGCAGCATCGCCAGCAGGGCGACGACCACAGCCAGGGACCGCCGCCCGCCCGCCGGCACTTCTATCGTCAATGCAGGCCGGAACATCATCCCCGGCTCCCTTCGGTTGGTCGACAACCCCCGAAATCCGGGGAAAACCGGGCGCCGCCCCGGCGTTCGATTGCCCGGGCGGCGCCCGCCGGGTTATTATTAAGCCAGACATGAAAATACTCAAGACCCATGGGCCGATATTCCTGCTGATGCTGGCAACGGTATTCGCGGCTTTCGGCCGACTCACCACCACGCCCCTGTGGGACGGAACGGACGCACAGATCATCTGTGACGCCCATTCCCTGTCGCGCGACCCGGCCGACATGTTCCACCACGTGGGCTTCTATTTCAGCCAGCCGCTCCTGCAGCTGGTGTTCCTGACCGAGTACCGGCTGTTCGGGCTCAACGTGGGCGGGTACCTGGCGGTCAACCTGCTGATCCACGCCCTGAATGCCTTCGTCGTCTACATGCTCGTGAACATGTTGTTCCCGCGCCGCAACATGGCGGTGGTCGCCGCCCTCATGTTCGCGCTCGGCGTGGGCAGCTACGGCCGCGTATTCACCACGGTGCATGCGCTGGAAAGCCTGTTGCTGGCCATGCTGCACCTGCTGGTGCTCTACTTCTTCATCCGGAACGATTTCCGGCGCGACGGCCGCCTGCGATCACCGTTTTTCCTCGCCGGGCTCGCGATCTTCCTGCTGTCGGGGCTGACGCGCGCCTCGTCGTTCTCGCTCCTGTGCTGCCTGCTGGCGTACAAGGCGTTCTTCCACCGGCGGCGGGGCCGGCCGGTGTGGTCGCCGGACCTGCTGATCTTCATCATCGTCGGCACGGTGTTCTACGTGGGCCAGGCGCAATGGGGCTTCGGGCAACCTACCGTCTTCGGCGGCGGCGGCGAGCAGACGTATTTCTCCATCCTCTCGGTGAAAAACCTCTTTCGCTACCTGACCCTCATGTTCTTCCCGCTGCAGCGAAGCCCGATGATCGAGACGGCCCCGTTCTGGGTGGCCTGGCTGTTCGAGGCCCGCACCTGGATCCGCTTCGCGTTGACCATCGCCATCGTCTCGTACAGCTTCTTCGGTTTCGTCTTCGGCAGCCGCGCCATCCGCTTCTTCATCGCGTGGACCTACATCACGCTGCTGCCGTTCACCGCGCACACCGTGGCCGGACAGTGGCTCAACCTCAACCACCTCTACCTGGCTTCCCTGGGCTTCTGCGTGGTCATCGCCGCCGGGGCGGCCGGCTGCAGTTCGCTGCTGGCCCGCGCCGGCCGCCGGCGATACCTGCCCTACCTGGCCCCGCTGCTGCTGGCGGCCGTGGCGCTGGGATTGACCCACCAGCTCGACTCCAAGTACAAGGCGATCGCCCGCTGGCCGGAATCGCAGCAGCTGCGCGAACAGGTAAGCCACGCCTGCTCGCCCGGCGGCGGTGACCGGATGCCGGGCGCCCTCCTGCCGCGGCGCTGAGCCGCGCGCGCCGGTTTGTGCGGACGCGTTTCCGGCGATATCTTTGGACCCGTGAACCCGACCATGCCGCCCCCGTTTCCGGGGCCCGGCCCCCGTTTCCCAGGAGGAAGACAGGCCATGGCGAAGTACAGGATCGGCTGGATGCCCGGCGACGGCGTGGGCGTCGACGTGATGGACGCCACGCGCATCGTTCTGGACGCGCTGGGCTTCGACGCCGACTACATCCCCGGCGACATCGGCTGGGAGATCTGGTGCCGCGAGGCGAACGCACTGCCTGACCGCACGCTCGAGATGCTCCGCGGCGTGGACGCTGCGCTGTTCGGCGCCATCACCAGCAAGCCGAAGGAAGAGGCCGAGGCCGAACTGATCCCCGAGCTGCGCGGCAAGGGCCATGTGTATCGCAGCCCCATCGTGCGCCTGCGCCAGGAGTTCAACCTGCGGACGAACCTGCGGCCGTGCAAGGCATACGCCGGCAACCCGCTGAACTACCGCGACAACCTCGACATGGTCGTGTTCCGCCAGAACACCGAGGACCTGTACATGGGCGTGGAGTGGCACCCGCTGCCGCAGGAACTGCGCGATGTCATGGTGAAGACGCTGCCCGGCCCCACGAAGCGCCTGGCGGATACGGCCAACGAGGACATCGCGCTGTCGGCGCGCATCCTGACGCGCCTGGGCTGCCAGCAGATCGTGCGCGACGCCTTCGAGTACGCGAAGAAGTACGGCTACAAGACGGTGACCATCGTCGAGAAGCCGAACGTGGTGCGCGAGACCAGCGGCCTGATGGTGCGGGAGGCGCGCAAGATCGCCAAGGACTACCCCGGCATCGAGCTGTGGGAGACAAACATCGACGCCATGTGCATGTGGCTGATCAAGAACCCCGAACAGTACGGGGTGATGGTGTCGAGCAACATGTTCGGCGACATCCTCAGCGACCTCTGCGCGCAGCTGGTCGGCGGCCTCGGCTTCGCCTGCAGCGGCAACCTCGGCGACGACATCGGCATCTTCGAGCCCAGCCACGGCTCGGCGCCGAAGTACGTCGGGCTGAACAAGGTCAACCCGATCGCGATGATCCTCTCGGCCAAGATGATGCTCGATCACCTGGGCGAGAAGGACATGGCGGCGCGGATGGAGAGTGCGGTTGCGGCTGTGATCAAGGACGGGAAGGCTCGTACCTATGACATGGGCGGCGCCACGACAACCACCGGCATGGCCAAAGCGATCGCCGCGCGCTGCTAGTTGTGCCGCCGAGATTGTGTCCGGCCCGGTTGATGCCCCGGGCCGGACATGAACACCAACGCCAGATCCTTCGACCCACCTCACTGTCCCAACTCCAACTGCCGTTTCCACAGTGGGTTGCGCCATGAATGGCGCTTCAAACGCATTGGCTACCACTGGAGTCACTGCCAGCGAAAGCGTATCCCCAGGTTCCTCTGCCTGTGCTGCCGCCGTTCCTTCAGCACTCAGACTTTCGCGACTTCCTACTGGCTCAAGAGGCCCGACGTCCTAGGCCAGCTCGTCATGAAAGCCGTCGGCTGCATGGCCAATCGCCAGATCGCCCGTGAACTGCGGGTTGCACCTTCCACCATCGATCGCCAGCTGGCGCGACTCGGCCGGCACTGCATGCTGTACCACACACAGCAGATGCAGGACGCAAAGCCGGCTTCCACAGTCGCCATCGATGGCTTCGTTACTTTTGAGCATTCCCAGTTCTGGCCCTTTCACCACCATCCGGCTGTCGAGCCCGGGTCCGATCTCCTCGTCTACTTCACCGACAGCGAGGTGCGTCGCTCAGGCTCCATGACCGAGGCCCAGAAGCGCAAGCGTGAGCGCCTCGAGCAGCAGTACGGGCGGCCTGACCCCAAGGCAGTCCTGAAGGACGTGACCCATCTGCTCGAGGTTGTCGCCGGTGGGCAGAAGCGCCTGACGGTACTGAGCGACGATCATAAGGCGTATCCCCGGGCGATACGGCAGTTGCCGTGCGAAGTGACGCACCTGGTGACATCGAGCAAGGAGCGGCGGGATGCGCGCAACCGGCTCTTCCCGGTAAACCTGGCGGACATGCTCTTGCGGCACAGCAGTGCCAATCACAAGCGGGAGACGATCGCGTGGTCGAAGCGACGTCAGGCGAGCGCCGAGCGGCTGGCGGTGTTCCTCGTTTGGCGCAACTACATGAAAGGCCGCAAGGAGAAGGTCCGCGGCAGTCCGACACCGGCCCAGGTGCGGGGGATGCGGACGGACAAGCTGGAGATTGCGGAGCTGCTGGAGAGCCGATTGTTCGCGAGCCGGATCACCCTGCCGGGGCGATGGCTGGAGTACTACGGGCGGCGGGTGCTGACACGGGTGCTGGAACGGCAGCGGGTGCATGACTTAAAGTACGCGTTCTAGAGGCCGGAGAGTGAGCCGGCCGCGCCATTGCTTGACGCGGCCGGACACAATTTCGGCGGCACAACCCACAATTTCGGCGGCGCTACCTCAGGCCTGGGCTGAGGCCGAGACCGGCGCCAGTTCGGGCCGCGGTGCGCGTGCCTCGAAGCGCGGCCCAAGCGCAATCACACGGCGCCGGAAAGCGGTGATCAGACCGGGCACCAGGTGGGCCTCGCGGGGCCGCAGCCAGAGCCGCCGCAGCCGGGCCGGATCCACGCCAAGGCGGTGCAGCGCCAGCGCCGCATGGTGGATGTGGAGGAACGCCTCCACGTCATTCTCGGGCAGGCAGCAGGCGGGTCTCAGGCAGCCGATGATGAGGACGCCGTCCGTGTCCTCCAGGAACGCCTCCCGCAGCCGGGCGGCGTCGACCTGTCCGGTGCACCCCGGCACCAGACGGCAGTGGCTGCCTGCGCCCGCGGCCAGGGCAATGCCCGGGCAGCAATGCTCGCAATGGAAGACCGTGAGGCGCGGTTCACAGAGACGATTCGGCACGGGGGCTTCCATCGGCTGCTTCCTTTCCCGGATTGCCTACCCTGTAGCTGGGATCGTAACAGCCCGACAAGGCATCGTCAACTTATTTGTTAATGATTTATCAATCACCAGACAAGTCCTATCGCCTTGCCTGGTGGTCGGTTACGGCCATTTCTGCCGGGGCTCAGGTCCGGTCGAGGCCTGCCGTCACCGGCCCTGATAGTAAGGCTGGGCCTCGGCCATGTACTCGTTGAGCTGGCGAATACGGGTGGCGTCGGACGGGTGCGTGCTGAGGAACTCCGGCGCACCGCCGCCACCGTTCGCCGACATGCGCTCCCAGAACTTCGGTGCTTCCTGCGGGTTGTAGCCGGCCATCGCCATGAAGATCAGGCCGAGCCGGTCCGCTTCGCTCTCGTGGGAACGGCTGAACGGCAGCATCACGCCCACCTGCGCGCCCAGGCCGAAGGCGCCCATCCAGAGGTTGCGCGTCTGTTCCGGCTTCGAACGCACCGCTTCCGAGAGTGCCATGCCGCCCAGTTCCAGGGCCATCTGCTGGCTCATGCGCTCGCCGCCGTGGCGGGCGATGGCGTGCGCCACCTCGTGGCCCATGACGACGGCGATGCCGGCGTCGTCCTTGCAGATGGGAAGGATGCCCGTATAGAAGGCGACCTTTCCGCCCGGCATGCACCATGCGTTGGCTTCTTCGCTGTCGATCAGGTTGAACTCCCACTCGTAGCCGGCCAACTGCTGCGACTGGCCCTGCTGCTGGAAGTACTTCTCGACGGCGCCCTGGATCTTCGCGCCCACGCGCTTGACCTGGGCGGTGGCTGCGGCATCCTTGCTCAGCTTGCTCTCGGCCAGCACCTGGTCGTACTGCGAGAAGCTCATCGAGTTCATCTGGCTGTCGGGGATCAGGCTCAACTGACGACGCCCGGTGATGGGCACGGTGGCGCAGGCGGCCAGGAGCGTCAGGCCGACGACGCCGAGGACGATGGCAGACAAATGACGTTTCATCATGGCACTACAACTCCCCTGAGTGGCTCCCCGGAATGGCGCAGGCCCCGTCACGGAACCAGCTGGTGAGCGGGCACAATGTAGACGCAGGGGGCAAACCCGTCCAGTGGCGGGCCAGGCGGGTCCGGTTGTAGGTTGTCGCCCACCCGCGCCCGGGAAGGGCCCTTTCCGTAACCCCG
This genomic window from bacterium contains:
- a CDS encoding isocitrate/isopropylmalate dehydrogenase family protein; this encodes MAKYRIGWMPGDGVGVDVMDATRIVLDALGFDADYIPGDIGWEIWCREANALPDRTLEMLRGVDAALFGAITSKPKEEAEAELIPELRGKGHVYRSPIVRLRQEFNLRTNLRPCKAYAGNPLNYRDNLDMVVFRQNTEDLYMGVEWHPLPQELRDVMVKTLPGPTKRLADTANEDIALSARILTRLGCQQIVRDAFEYAKKYGYKTVTIVEKPNVVRETSGLMVREARKIAKDYPGIELWETNIDAMCMWLIKNPEQYGVMVSSNMFGDILSDLCAQLVGGLGFACSGNLGDDIGIFEPSHGSAPKYVGLNKVNPIAMILSAKMMLDHLGEKDMAARMESAVAAVIKDGKARTYDMGGATTTTGMAKAIAARC
- a CDS encoding hydrogenase iron-sulfur subunit, producing MEAPVPNRLCEPRLTVFHCEHCCPGIALAAGAGSHCRLVPGCTGQVDAARLREAFLEDTDGVLIIGCLRPACCLPENDVEAFLHIHHAALALHRLGVDPARLRRLWLRPREAHLVPGLITAFRRRVIALGPRFEARAPRPELAPVSASAQA
- a CDS encoding M48 family metallopeptidase, with amino-acid sequence MKRHLSAIVLGVVGLTLLAACATVPITGRRQLSLIPDSQMNSMSFSQYDQVLAESKLSKDAAATAQVKRVGAKIQGAVEKYFQQQGQSQQLAGYEWEFNLIDSEEANAWCMPGGKVAFYTGILPICKDDAGIAVVMGHEVAHAIARHGGERMSQQMALELGGMALSEAVRSKPEQTRNLWMGAFGLGAQVGVMLPFSRSHESEADRLGLIFMAMAGYNPQEAPKFWERMSANGGGGAPEFLSTHPSDATRIRQLNEYMAEAQPYYQGR